The Populus nigra chromosome 14, ddPopNigr1.1, whole genome shotgun sequence genome has a segment encoding these proteins:
- the LOC133672921 gene encoding uncharacterized protein LOC133672921, translating into MESQSQKKSLDRISSVQEPACTNPSCFFCTMNEQDPSLRKAKLARCFKEMPLRDDQEHVLVLRGIWNIAMTQPDDPEFPSLGVFECMGKLIQIAVNDKEWLLRDQNIYIPYYAAHIIGSYTMNKVQFAEKAVKSNVVLPLIELLRGKISWVEQRVAVRSLGHLASHARTFEAIAEHEVEIIKLAMEIACNCIKTVYRRFIGVKDSKRVKYHSDLLTTGLGDLEIENRKAEEWASQLQCWSLHLLNCFACKGRSLNLICNKHFLKELGGMWGGLANCASPGGIGCIRTLCNFKTGRESLANSKEVIEILCNISRSSDDWQCMAIDCLLLLLKDTDTRYIVINTAALSLADLVELRSLNERKKVGEAITQALLQDYHKIKYGDLKLSSQDAERALKETWDLMVERRKREELMSEEELKERKNLVGMLKQEGNKKFWSGHIEKAVTRYTKALDLCPSKMRKERIVLYSNRAQGYLLLNNPEAVISDTTRALCLSTTANPHRKSLWRRAQAYDMKGLAKESLMDCLMFIHGRMKAEKTKNAKIPYFAARMIHKQMNATWLFATVAKSKDKYEAEVEKPKVLEHGEDQCQVTGIKERNDSVPDGSFMEGERRSRSKQGRSRQRKDAAGHCCRIGSSRCSEMC; encoded by the exons ATGGAGTCACAATCTCAAAAGAAGTCACTTGACAGGATCAGTTCGGTCCAAGAACCAGCATGCACCAATCCTTCATGTTTCTTTTGCACCATGAATGAACAAGACCCGTCTCTCAGAAAAGCCAAACTAGCTCGATGCTTCAAAGAAATGCCCCTGAGAGATGATCAAGAACATGTCTTGGTCCTACGTGGGATCTGGAACATTGCCATGACTCAACCTGATGATCCTGAGTTCCCATCCCTTGGCGTCTTTGAGTGCATGGGAAAACTGATCCAGATAGCCGTTAACGATAAGGAATGGCTTCTTAGAGATCAAAACATCTACATCCCATACTATGCAGCGCATATTATTGGTTCATACACCATGAACAAAGTTCAATTTGCCGAGAAAGCAGTTAAGTCGAATGTGGTTCTGCCTCTAATAGAACTTCTGAGAGGCAAAATCAGTTGGGTTGAGCAAAGAGTTGCGGTTCGATCACTAGGCCACTTGGCTAGCCATGCGAGAACCTTTGAAGCCATTGCCGAGCATGAAGTTGAAATCATAAAGTTGGCCATGGAAATAGCTTGCAATTGCATTAAAACCGTCTATAGAAGGTTTATTGGTGTTAAAGATAGCAAGAGAGTGAAGTACCATTCGGACCTGCTTACAACTGGGCTTGGAGACTTGGAGATAGAGAACAGAAAGGCTGAGGAATGGGCTAGTCAGTTACAGTGCTGGTCCTTGCATCTCTTAAACTGCTTTGCTTGCAAAGGAAGATCACTAAATCTTATCTGCAACAAACACTTCCTGAAGGAGTTGGGCGGCATGTGGGGTGGCTTGGCAAATTGCGCATCGCCTGGTGGGATAGGATGCATCAGAACTCTGTGCAACTTCAAGACTGGAAGAGAGAGTTTAGCGAATTCCAAAGAAGTGATAGAGATTTTATGCAATATCTCAAGATCTTCTGATGATTGGCAGTGTATGGCTATTGATTGTCTTCTCTTACTTCTAAAAGACACAGATACAAGATACATAGTCATAAACACCGCAGCTTTATCTCTGGCTGATTTGGTAGAGCTAAGAAGccttaatgaaagaaaaaaagtcggAGAAGCAATAACACAGGCACTCTTACAGGATTACCATAAGATCAAATATGGTGACTTAAAGTTGAGTAGCCAAGATGCTGAGAGAGCATTAAAGGAGACATGGGATTTGATGgtagagagaagaaagagagaggagctAATGTCTGAAGAAGAGCTGAAAGAGCGAAAAAACTTGGTAGGCATGCTGAAACAGGAAGGAAACAAAAAGTTTTGGTCTGGCCACATTGAAAAAGCTGTTACCAGATACACAAAAGCCCTGGATTTGTGCCCATCAAAGATGAGAAAGGAGAGAATAGTTCTGTATAGTAATAGAGCCCAGGGTTATTTGCTGCTTAACAACCCTGAAGCTGTAATCAGTGACACAACTAGAGCCTTGTGCCTATCCACTACTGCGAATCCTCACAGGAAGAGCCTTTGGAGAAGGGCACAGGCTTATGATATGAAAGGGTTAGCTAAGGAGAGTTTGATGGACTGCTTGATGTTCATCCATGGACGCATGAAAGCTGAGAAAACCAAGAATGCCAAGATCCCATACTTCGCAGCACGTATGATTCACAAGCAAATGAATGCAACATGGCTTTTCGCAACTGTTGCCAAGTCGAAAGACAAATATGAAGCTGAAGTAGAAAAACCAAAAGTACTAGAGCATGGAGAGGACCAATGCCAAGTGACAGGGATCAAAGAGAGAAATG ATTCAGTTCCAGATGGATCGTTTATGGAAGGGGAACGGAGAAGTAGAAGCAAGCAAGGTAGGTCAAGGCAGAGAAAAGACGCTGCTGGCCATTGCTGCAGAATTGGCAGCTCAAGATGCAGTGAGATGTGTTGA